In Cicer arietinum cultivar CDC Frontier isolate Library 1 chromosome 7, Cicar.CDCFrontier_v2.0, whole genome shotgun sequence, the genomic window aTTTTTGGTTTTCTTTCATTGTTTTCGCCTAATAACCAATGCTTTCATACCAACtattagaaaattttatataagaATCCTGATATTATGATTCTCCATTAGTGAATATTAACCATATGAAaccaaattttatctttatggATCCGGATAAATGGTTttaattcaagaaaaataatcttaattttaataacCCTTAATTTTAATTCAAGAAGAATAATAAccctttataattaaaataatctaacaattaaaacaaatttattctaacccttttaattttaattttaattttaattttaattttaatattaattattttttcaattgtacttGTAATAAATAATCCCTCCGTTACTTTGAAATCGGTAATTTAACTATTTCTcgattgaaattgaaatatcaagaaataaattgagttttaaaaatgTTTGTAGGTTGGGGAACTGATGAGAGTAGTATCATAGACATAATGGGTCATAGAAATGCTGCTCAAAGGCAGCAAATTAGATTAGCTTACAATGACATTTACCAAGAGGATCTCATCAAACGCCTCGAATCTGAACTCTCTGGTGACTTTGAGGTATTCCATATATTGCAACAATTCATTAGTTTTTTAGTTAATGTGTAGTACATATTTTTCTTGttctagtttttaaaaaaaaactcaaattgttAGGTTTTATATATGTTTCACTAGACAAAGAAACAAACTCATAGATTATagtttatatgatataaaatatatttggtaaaaattatttataaactaaTAGTTTATAACGTTTTTTGATAAGTTAATTCAAATAGTTTATCAacttattgtttataattttttctttcaattttatatttattattttaattgtaatttaatttttttttaccacttACAatctaattattataatttaaaagaaataatttagtatataaataattaaaattttaaagtaattaatattttaaagtaaataatttattcattttaatttaaaataaataaataaaaatgtatcagattgataaattttaaataaataaaaaataaattttagaacattttaaacaattattgataaaatttatttttaattataaatatccttttatatttttaaactaattaaactGATATTTTAACAAACATTTTACATAACTTAACAACTCCAAAACGTATTAGTCTTATTACTCCAAAACGTATTAATCTTATTATTTTGGTTTTACTTTGTtcttactaaaattaaaattagtttctATGTAAAGAAAGACTAAAGTTACTTTCTTAAGATGTTAAAGAGACTAAAccaaaaatgttttattttacaaaGGAACTTTACTATATTTGTGTTGTGTGTATTTGTACGCTTgcaagtattttatttttttatatatataaatagataaaataatataattattatcataattttacacaattatgaaattttgaattttaattcagataatattcaatttaataatatcaacattTATACGTTAAATTAAGAGTTAAAGACCGTGTATATATGTATTTCAATAACAAGAAGACATAATATCAATGTTGTTAAAGAACAAGAAatgatcaaaatatatttacatgTACATATAGTAATGGATAAAGTGCTTAATTGGGgctatgaaaaaaaaaacagaaagcAATGTACAGGTGGATATTGGAACCTGCAGAACGTTATGCTGTGTTGGCAAATGTAGCCATTAGGAATGCTAACAAAGACTATCATGTGATTGTGGAAATTGCATGTGTCCTTCATCCTGATGAGCTTTTATCTGTGAGACATGCTTACCATAATCGATACAAACATTCATTGGAAGAAGATGTTGCTGCATATACCAATGGCCATCTTCGccaggtatatatatatatatatatatatatatatatatatatatgtcacaTTTTATTGACAAAAATCTAACTCTCACATACTATGTCATGGTTTGAGCCTTTGGTGGTTTGTTTTGGCAGCTTTTGGTTGGATTAGTGACCTCATTTAGATATGATGGTATTGAAATCAATCCAAGTTTGGCAAAATTTGAAGCTAATATTCTTCATGAGGCTATCAAAGACAATAAAGGTAACCTTGAAGAGGTTATTAGGATTCTTAGTACAAGAAGCAAGACTCAACTTCTTGCAACTTTCAATAGCTACAGAGATCTTCATAGCATTTCCATCACCAAGGTAAGTTTTTAGTCTCtgtaaaattctaaattttatttttaatttctataatttttttttttaaatattgaatagaagtttatatttttttgttcctttatgtttttgtaGAAACTCTTGAATGAAGTATCTGATGACTTTCTTAAGGCTGTGCATGTTGCCATTCGTTGTCTTAATGACCACAAGAAGTACTATGAAAAGGTAACAGCAATTGCAGCCACAATATAAGAGTTTTTATAGCGTCTACAACGATATTGTGAACTCAATTGTAGTTGTATGAGTTGCGTTTATCAACATATCAACGAAATTGCAAGTGCAATTgcaatttaaaacaattaagtTATGACATTGTATTGATAGATTAATGATTCAATCACCTTTAATTTCCCTTTGTGTAGGTTCTGCGTAATGCGCTAAAAAGGGTTGGAACCGATGAGGATGGGTTAACTCGAGTGGTGGTCACAAGAGCTGAGAAGGATTTGAAGGACATTAAAGAACTCTATTACAAGAGAAATAGTGTTCATATTGAAGATGCAGTAGCCAAAGAAATCTCAGGAAATTACAAGAGATTCCTCCTTACTCTTTTGGGAAAAGAACATTAAAAGTATCTGTTataaaattatcacttaaaTTGTTTTgctttgtttttaaatttggaCATGttaagataataatattatagGACTTGTCTTTCCCTTTTGTTGTCATTTCATAGTTTTAGTGTGTGTTTGTATGGATTTTAAAAGTAAGTCTCAATCAAAATCCACCTAATTTTAGTGGAAGTTATAATCTAGATTGTGTTTGCAATTGTCTTGAAACAACGTTTAAATGTGTTTCAATGTAAAAGTTGCGACTTGTAGCTTCAATATTAGTATgcctttatttgtttttaagcTAGATCAAAACATTTAGTTCCCTTTAAAATAGATGTTCATTTAGTTCGACCATTGTACcctatttgttttattttttttttactaaaaaaatatgataaatactaccaaaaatttataaacaaaaatattttcggTTTAAGATGTCCAACTTAaccattttaatatttgtcaaTTGAACTAAACCTACAAAACATCTTATTtgttatcataaataaataaaataaatatgagatGTCTTATTTTTATTGGATTCAAGGAATAGAGAACTCAATCCTATCGAATACTATTgccaaataaatatgtaacttaGAACCATAGCAAATACCcccttaatttaattgataaataaaaatcatcttAATTTGTTTCTGAAAAGAAATGATAAAACAACTTTATTCAatcacatatttttatattttatcttttgtgaCAATAATAATACAAGTGAAGCATAATAAAGCAGAAGCATCAACCAATACAAATTTGAATTGATAAACATTACAAGggacataaaattaaaaaccaaatttcATCTTTCAAGAGATTAATACCAAAGCTTTGGTATTAATCTCTAATTAATTTCACCAATTAACCTCCTCTAGCAATCAAGGTTAACAAGAAATCCTTGTAGTTCCCTTTAGCAGTCTCTTCAATTTTCTGTTGCAATGAAACtccatataaattattatactcACCTTTTATCTCCTTCATATCAATGTCAGCTCTAGTAACAATCACACGAGTAagtgattttttaatattcttatcCACATCAATTTTCAAAGATGCATCCAAAAcctatagataaaaaaaaatatatgcattataaatataattattttactatacaaaaagagaagaaaggaaaaaattagcAACCACTTTAAGAGGTTGGATTGTTATCTTACCTTACTAAAATATACTTGTGGGGTACAAAGGCATTCCACAGTTTCTTTAAATCTTAAGTCATTAAGATCCTAGCAAAAGGAAATGAAGttttaattagaaatagaaTCACATAAATCATACCTAATGTTTAGCACAAGAGAGGATCCAAAACTTAAGGTAGAAAAGAATTACATGATGATTATAGGAGTATAGTCtccaaataaattgaaattacgAAACATTATTGTGTCTTCgacaaacaaaatacaaaataaaaaatacttttgtaattttgatatatttaaggATTAAAATGACAATGTATCCTACATTTATAAACCAAAATGTTTGTTTTGCTATATGattaatagtatataattttttttatgacattatAGTGCATGAATACCTCTTCAAGGTTCTTGCCAGATATCTCTTTATAGTGTTTGTGAACTTGTTGAAGATGTGCCTTGCTTCTTGTTGCCAGTATCCTTATTACTTCATCATCCTCAACAATTGGTTTCTTATGAACATTCTTAATGGCATTGGAAAGTGTTTTGGCCTCTGATTTTGCAGTGTCATCTTTAACCTTTGATCCTTCGTATCTATAGGCACTCACAAGTGCAACCAATAGCTGTTTCCAAAAGCAATAGGTGTTAGTTCTATATTTCAAATATCAAATAACAAAGTGAGCTCACACTCATACCCatataaaatatactaattCACCTTCTAACATTAATTTATTGCCAAAATTTACGCCGAGGTCCTTTAAGTTTTCACGAAAATAACACTTTGTTTTCTTAATACAAATGTTCTCTAAGTCTAGTTTAGTTTCTGCTTAggtcatttaaaattttactttctCAATTTAGTTATTTAAGTTACATAATGTTTAGATTATTAGTCTTTTGTTTCACCGTAAACAATGATTAGTGCAATTGAAAACATCTTATCGTTAAATATCTTACCAAATGTTGTAACAATTAGTCTCTcgtattaattttttagaaaacaaTCATCTAACCTTATAAATGATCTATATTTCTTGATTTTTCTAAAATCATCTAGACATGTATATAACTTCTAAAAACTAGGTAGATAAAAGTttatttacataattaatatcattaacTTCATTCACTTGTAAAGTAGCTTAGATAGTCAATTTATTGTACTATTTAGATTAGATTTTAATAGAAATTCAGGaaaatgattgaatttaatGGCTAACatgtgtaatttaatataacttaaaagattAATGATGATAacgaaatataatttaaataactaaattgaaaaaaataaaaagttaaataaaaatgattgaatttaGATTAGATTTTAATAGAAATTCAGAGAAATGATCGAATTTAATGGCTAACatgtgtaatttaatataacttaaaagattAATAGTGATAacgaaatataatttaaataactaaattgaaaaaaaataaaaagttaaataatcaaagaaaaaacctaaactaaattttaaactcctaagtgttaaaaaaaatataaataactaaattgtTACTTTCCTAAAATATAAAGGATTTTGGGATGTATTTTGCCtactttattttatcaaatacaaTATTACATCCATTTCTAAGTTTGGACTCCTTTGAGGAATGGTATCACTATAAATCTATTGTTTAACCAAAGTTTTTGGATGTATTTGTTTTAAGGTTCCATTATAGTTTTAAAATCTCTATTTCTTCTATTCATAGAATTGGTCCCTCGTTTTAAATTCTTTTTGACTTATCTCTCAAATTTATGGACACAAAAATGGTAATATGATATGTTTTAATGATGTATATGATTTAATGATGTTGAATGATgcatatgaattaattatatacatgttataaattaaattataaaaataaataatttttaaagttaaaaatgaaattttaggaGATTTTCTTGCAATATTATACGTATTGATGAATAAGCACCATCAAATTATATATCACGTTATTAGAAATATgttccattaatttttttagcccaaaatttaaattcatagtCAAAATTGATAgattataaaatagataaactAATCATGTGAGTGgctaaaaatatgaaaactaaaattacaattatatattatttttgttataggGGAAAGGTGAACCAAATAAACACCATTTAGAGAAAGGTTTGCAATTGCAATATGACATATAACATGAAAGTTTTTGATGTTATTGAAACCatattagttaaatttaaaaaacaaaaacattatttttttctttattggtTATATTGTAAAACTTAATGTACCTTTCTGTCAATTCCATGGATGTGAGAAGCAACATCTTCTTCAATGGAGTGATCAAAGAGGGAATGGTATGCCTTCCTAGCTCCCAAAAGCTCCTCTGAAGATCTAGTGCATGCAATCTCAATTAGTATTCCATATGAACTTGGCCCTTTCTTTAGGGCCTCTTTAGCTAAACGGGCATCTCTTTCCCAAGGGTGCATGGACCAAAGCACCACTGCATTCTGATTACATagtgaacaaaaaaaaaatgtaaacaacTATGGAAccacaaaacaaaatataattttataaacaggttgttccttttattttattattagttatttttttcttttcaattttaccttttatagaagaaaaaaatttgtttgcaCTTTAAACCttctaaatttaattcaataatcaattttttcaaatatctatatttttatataaaaaaatatactaatttggtgtaatatttttttattccaatttttttttatatttaaatcttttacaattttatcttttataccAATCTAATAactaagttttttaaaaaattgaatacattttttaatttttattattttaatcaataaaagagaaaaatgagCATATAGTGCCTGCATGAACACTtgcaaatttcaaaattaattaatacaattttgCGATAGTTATAACAAGATATGATAACttaacaatatcgatatttacaattgaattaaaacataataTCATTTCAACATATCTCATCTAATAGTCTAATTACTAATGATAAAGGAGATTATTAATTTCTATATTAtccatatattaataaataaataaacaaatattatagtCGAGATTAAGAGTGTTTTTAGACtattttatatcaattataataaaaaaattcatttaatcaaaaattacattaacataCGGGTTGACTTAGATAACTTTATTAAATGCATCTCATCTAATTTGATTAAATGCAGTTTGAATTAGGCTGGTcgattcattttatttttatcaaagcataaagtaatattaatatcatgtaaaatgacatatttttatttggtaaaaaactattattataatcTAAACATGACAATAACATACGAAAAATTATAATCACCAAGTGTATTAGTTATGTTAAAAACCTAtgaaatattacaaaaataaattatattaaactaatagatattgttgaaaaaaccaacaaataatatattggTCTAATATctcatattaataatttaagaaataactatttaagttttatttttaaaaacatatatgTGATTGTATTGTGTTTTATCCTGTAGCAAAACATaagaattcaaaatttgattctAACCGTGCAGTTTACACCAAATGAtatccaaaaatatttaatataattttttatttattttagttttaattcctctattttttatcaatttaaggactcggtcctcctattttaaaattaacagttttgatattttattttgatttttaacaataaataaagatGTGATATGctttaaataatgtgatataCTATACAATGATGTATAATGATTAACACTCGTGAAATTGCAACAAAACTctataaaaacttaacttttgattttgaaaaattttaatttttgtaatttaatttataacatatgaataattaacaCATCTATATGAGTTATATATCATAAAATGGTatgtcatatcatttaaaatatatcatatcatcattttttattcaaaaatttaagaaaaaaactaaaactgtcaacttttaaaataggagatcAATTATGCGAGTTAGTTAAAATAAAGGAACTAAATCTACAATTAAGTCATtatctttttagtttttaatttttaattattttttaaaaataaaaaataaaaaattattattaataacgaTAATATTAATGTTCATTTCATAATTGTCTTGTATGAAATTTCAACCTTGTTCATCGAAATTATAATGTCtttagccttttttttttaattgatttgtaatttaaattgatTTGGATGTTTACAGCTTAACAAAGTCTAAAAAAATGTGAATACATATTTCTGTGAGAAtgatttttttggaaaaataattacttttgcaatttaatttttttggttgaCTTCatcacaaaattgatttattttcggGGCAACTCGCtacattataaaactttttGTTGAATAATATAAGATAAAACTTTATACACAGTTATTTAATCCGATTTGATCAAgatatcattttattatattatttgttaaaagatCTCAACAAATATCTACACAATGAGATCTAACTAAGtaactaaaaaatttacattatcatgttctttattattttcaaatattgtttACCACAACCAaatcgaaaaaaataaattatttaaataattatataaattaaataaattatttataataatttttttgacgtaaaattatttatattaattaaataaaactatttatttgttcGTGTAAATCGATCATTTTAAGTTTGCGTCCtccatctatatatatataatgaccGTGAAATCAATTTCTCAATTAAAAACAGaataaatcaaaaaggaaaaaaattaccTTAAAACGCACAAACTCATGTTTGAGAAGACGAACACAATGATCATTCCACCTCTGAAATTTGCGTTCATGATCCTCAACGAAGAAATGTGGTGTATTCTTCCTATACAATTCTCTCTCCAAAGGATTCCATTTTCCCAATATTGTTGTCAATGATTTCTCATCCACCCCATGTCCTAAAAATTAcatcaatcatcatcatcatgcatattgaaaaataaaatatgcaattaataatttatttatttttaattaaggggtaaaaataatttaatatatggtACACGTTGAATGAAGTGGAAAAGAAATAGAGAACCTGAGAAAGCATGGGTTATAGCTTCTAACTCTTGATTGAATGCCATATTTTGTAATGCTACCTTGTTTGAAACTTTGAAAGAGTTGAGACAATATTGTAGCTATTAAATAGGATTGACAGGGGACAGTTATGATCTTTTAGTGAAATGTGTGATTCATTTTATAGGGCCCTACAAGGTTATTGTCGTCATTTTAAGtgtattaatgaaaataattgaaACAAGTTTATGACTTTGACCAATGAAATATGAACACGGctaaatgtaaaattaaaaactacataCGTAATACTTTATGTAATTATATATGGAGGCGTTTAAATGACTTAATCATCCCTATTTCAAAgcaattttttaacttaaattatctcataactaattgattaatataatatctgtaaaaacaaaaaacaaaattacgtttaattgattaatataatatctgtaaaaacaaaaaacaaaattacgtTTAAGGTTTGACATCTCTCAAATaagattatatttattaaaaataatttaaaaaaataaaaacctaatataaatatatatagtcaAAACATAATCTTATATACAAATTAAGAATTATGAACGACCGATatcttgtaaaaataaataattatgatcaACTTATAATGtagttattttttcatttacaaaGTACTTCTGACATTTTTGAAAAAGTTTTTGTTATATAGATTTTATCGTTATTTTATGAAATCAATTACTATACATCAATagtttaaactaattttatattattaattgatatgcgctattaattttatagttatatgatataattataatcttccatcaattattaatcatacaatcgattatttatgttaattgactattaaaaattatttatattgtcCGTATATATCCATTTAactgttattttataatatttttttttaatatatttcaagAAAGATTTACGTGGCAAAATCTGATTGAAATATTCGATGACAACGTAGATGCATACTCTGTAGGCACTAAGATATTATAACATGACAACTATCCCAGTCGTTATTCGAGAACTACATAATATATTATTGTCGCAAGGTAACAGCAAATTACATTATTACAATATAATGAAAGCCgacaaatgaaattgaaaactcTATTTAATTTGTGATGGTTTTATTATCAAGGAAACAGCTAATATTTaagatataattaaatataaacttcAGTTATAAAggctgattaaaaaatatatagaaaacaTATCGTGAAACACtgagataattttttaattaattttttttataagtaaaatattattaataagagTATAGTGAATACtttaattattacaaattattaaaaatttaactttaattataaatacttctaaaattctaaaattatatatatgaacGATTGTGATATATCcacaacataaaatattttatattaaatatatgtcaATTAAAAGTTTAGATTTATATGTATCGATATATTACAATCACTTATATTGATTATTATAAAGATgatatcatataaattaaatatttttaaatattaaataattataattaactgtCATTAACActgattttatatatagattaaTTTCGTCAATgaatctattaattattttatgataagtTATATGCATTGTTTGTGCCGTTGCAGTCATGCCCCTCGTTTATGTGTTTGTACAACTAACACCACAGGTTGTTTCAATTTATAATATGACCTCTTATAAAAAGTTAAGTTTAACATGCAGCATCGTTGAAAATAACGTGGCAAAATATAGCTAATTATTAGTAATTATACATCActtttgttttggtttttggtATGTAAATGTTTAATAATGtcactatttataaaattatgtctttttattatttttactattttaataataGACATCTCTGTTTCTTATGGAATTGCCAAAGTAGCTAACTTTAGCCTTTTATGTTCTGTTCTTTATATTCTTCTTAGGAAAAGTCACTCACTATACTTTAAAATCCAGATTCATCATTCTgcaaaagaaattaattattattacattaGGGAAGAATGAATATAtgattatatttcattaattgaGAAAAAAAGAGAACACAAGTATTTATATTAGAGAAATTGGGTTCAATAATTATTGTGGAGATccctaataatttatttgaggtTCTAAAGCAAAATTCTAAATGGTGGAATTTAGAGTgaagatatattttaattcttaaaaaatattgtgaaacttaatttgatcaatgaaaaaataaatataatttttaattggcaataaaaaaaaatcagaaatacTCAATCCTTACATAAACTaccttgaaaaaaaaattaaatatataacagtaattataaaaaaaaagataatttggtcgttcataataattaaaaaaaattgattccaTTAATTAAAAGGTtcttaaatagtttattttttaaaaaatcgtccatttttatgtttttttttctttcatttttagcATTCAAATAATCATCGTGcatagatatattattttaactagtTAGTATACAATTGGTCTAGTTTTTTTAGACACTATAGGGATCTTTGTTAGAATTGCTAAATATTGTtggtatttaattaaataatgtttGTTATTGAATCTTTGTTTGAGTATTAAagtaaaaagaataaaaattaatgctttattgaaaaataaattagttaataaatttttgtgttGCAGAGACCAAATTCTTaaatttaagaatataattACACATTgcttaaaaattaagaaaactaATAGGACACTCTAGCtcctaataaaatatat contains:
- the LOC101509887 gene encoding annexin-like protein RJ4, translated to MSTLVAPKNHFPKDDADVLWKAVKGWGTDESSIIDIMGHRNAAQRQQIRLAYNDIYQEDLIKRLESELSGDFEKAMYRWILEPAERYAVLANVAIRNANKDYHVIVEIACVLHPDELLSVRHAYHNRYKHSLEEDVAAYTNGHLRQLLVGLVTSFRYDGIEINPSLAKFEANILHEAIKDNKGNLEEVIRILSTRSKTQLLATFNSYRDLHSISITKKLLNEVSDDFLKAVHVAIRCLNDHKKYYEKVLRNALKRVGTDEDGLTRVVVTRAEKDLKDIKELYYKRNSVHIEDAVAKEISGNYKRFLLTLLGKEH
- the LOC101506580 gene encoding annexin D4, yielding MAFNQELEAITHAFSGHGVDEKSLTTILGKWNPLERELYRKNTPHFFVEDHERKFQRWNDHCVRLLKHEFVRFKNAVVLWSMHPWERDARLAKEALKKGPSSYGILIEIACTRSSEELLGARKAYHSLFDHSIEEDVASHIHGIDRKLLVALVSAYRYEGSKVKDDTAKSEAKTLSNAIKNVHKKPIVEDDEVIRILATRSKAHLQQVHKHYKEISGKNLEEDLNDLRFKETVECLCTPQVYFSKVLDASLKIDVDKNIKKSLTRVIVTRADIDMKEIKGEYNNLYGVSLQQKIEETAKGNYKDFLLTLIARGG